CGACACAATCACACCAGTTCTCACTATCAAAAGAGCCCTTAAAAAGCCAGCTGACAAAATATGGGGACTTGTTTTTCTCTGTAGGGGTTAAAGACTGTGTTGTGAATTACATTATATGCTGAAGTAGAGGGGGAAAATAGCTTGcaagtgtagctaactacttttggTTATGAGTAGCTTGTCGCTTGGGAAGTAGCTTGTTTacttcaaagtagcttcccaacGCTGATTTGAAGTGCTGTgtctaaggttttttttttttttttaaagcaagaatGAGTTCGGTCTAAACTATTCAACCCTCTCTGAGAAGTTACGTCTTTAAATCCCCTCTCATTTCCTTTAAAGCACTGCCATGAAAAATGCTAAagttaaaaaattaagaaaaagatAAACTCATCAAATTCACTAACTGATGTTACCTCTAATAACTACCAAGCAAACCACATACAGTTCACATGCCTCTCACCAGAGAAGGTCCCCTTCGCTAGGCATTCTTTCACTCGATTGATGCGTCTCACGTGAAAGGCCTTGGTGATCTCCTGATTCATGAAGGCTTCATCGTTCAGGATGTTCGCCACCATCATACGCAGGTCGAACACTTCCAGAAGCTCTGCAATATGGGCCACCTGCATCAGCTCCTTCTCCCGCTCATCAAGTTTACCTGTGTACAGGTACCGCAACACCGATCGAAATGGACCCGGTTGCATTGAAGGGTCCATGTGCACCACAGTCATTCGTCTAGGGTTGAAGGTGATGGGATCATCAACCATCTCTTCTTGGATGCTAATGAAAGCACGACTCAAGGCAGGGAGAAGACGACCATGCCGATCACCATCTCCACCTTTTAGAGTTCCATCACTGGTGCAGGCACGCAAGTTTGCCCTATCACCATCATCGTTACTTTCACAAACGTCAAAGCTAGCTGCCCGCATCAGTAAGTCACGGCCAGTAAGCGGCAGCCCTCGGGGTTGTTCTCGCTCCCTTTTGTTCTCGTCAGGAGCTCGAGATTCTGTCAAGAAGATGTCGTAGAACTTGGAGGAGGAAGTGGCAAGGTAAATGCGGTGGGCAAAGATCCTCTGGCGTTCCTGGAGGACCAAGATGACATCAGCACAGAGCGGATCTTCCAACAGGCGGCTTGGGTGCTCTTCGATGTTACTGGGAGCGGTGGGAACTGTGATAATGGGTGGAGGGGGTTTGGGGGGAAGGAAGGGGGCTTGGAGGAGTGGCCTTTGAACATTACGTAGATGAGACTTCCAGAACTGCAGATGACGGCGTGAAATGAGGGCTGCGCGGATAGCATTGTCGAAAACGTCCTTGACCCCAAACTGAGCAACAACGCTAGTTTCATAATAATGGATGCCTAGCTCTTTAGCCACCTCATGTCCTTTCTCTGGGGCCAGAATTTCATTGGATTTGATTGGtctgaaacataaaacattaatagTAACACAGGTTGTTATGAGCTTAAAACTACACCTGATGTTAAATTTGATGTATTGGATTTGATGTTCCTGTCCTGTGTTTATgttagggatgtgcccaaagccgaataccttatttggaaaggcacgaataatgacttcaaaacgaataaaggattcatccgaataataaaaaaaatattcgtatgactgattatccaagaggcacaagtaTAAAGcgactaaataatggtgtcttaatataaaaattcctgatagatttatgggactttcacctgtttgtgggctatattgattttattttcatttcttttaatatttgaatatgtatttattattcactgcaaaatatgtgcttgacatttcacattttgcttgacacttcctgccttcagaataatgttgttatatatGAACAGATGAACAGAAATgctgatattaatatcagaaataccaggagaatccaacatattccacagttaatatagcctacaaattcagcttcatctggttaaataatacttttttaaataatagttgtattataattataattataattataattattagggtattattatgaaaaggcatatccaaggcatattttattaatagaaactataaatgtaagagtaacatttaaaattgggacttctggtttaagccctgcccacacagggttctatctgaatacagagacagatatagataattttgtcatatgaacagatacagatacaaatacagataatggcttcgctgcacactcCTAGTTGATGTATTTGCTGTTGAAGCAAGAAGTTGTAGGGGATGGGAGATATCGAAGGgctcatctcttttttttttttttataaaaagccaataGCATTTACTTTATGTAAAAGCACTgaatcatgatttgctacttACTATTGATAGTCAGAAGTAGGTTGTATTAGTGGGGAGGGGACATCCTCAGTCTAAAAAGCACTTTATTGGAAACATTTTTGGATACGTTTAGTGAGTGCGAGATGAGTCAACAATCATTTTGGTCAGTTTCCTAGAAgaaaaagactgtacatttttaatCTGTATATCTTCCAAAAGGTAATTTTGtgaacttttaggagtacactagcatatagagtgacttaaagctaacagacatggactaaaagccacaaaactccagttGGGATCTTTAATGTCTTAATTGTTACAAATTAAGGGGTGTACACACTGACAGCAATTAAGTCGCTGGAAGTCATCAAGTGTTTGTACTGTTGGTTGTGAGTAGGTACTTACGCGACCACTTTATCAAGCTATACCAGTCTGCGTATCATTGTTTGCACTCCTAATGAAAGTAGCCACATTGCACTGCTCCTCATTTGTGCTCTGCTCAATTTGTTGTCGGCAAACACTGactttcttttaaaatgaatgactTTGGATCACTTTGTCACTGCAAATTGTTTTCAACATGAACGCCCCTTAGACTAACCAATAGTTGCAATTACCATGAAAATATTACCTGGCCAGTGGCCGGCGAGCTCTGTTCACTGCCTCCAAGTCAGCATATCGCAGGTCTAGTTGGCAGCCCACTAGGACAACAGGAGCTCTGGGACAGAAATGCTTGATCTCGGGGTACCACATGGTCCTCACATGGTGAAGTGAGTTTGGATTTGAAATGGAGAAACACAATACCACCACATCAGACCTGTTACCAAACCAGAGACAACTATTTAACTTATTGGcttacacaccaaaaaaaaataaaaagaaaaatcattaaaGTTGCTGGGGTCATTTTTGGGGTCACCACTGAACATCCTTGGGTCAACATCATGCACATTATAAGCTTATCAGTGAGAGCTAAGTTTAACCTGATAGGTTTCCATGGATTATGGCATTTTCACTTGTTTGTGGAAATAATcaaatgtgtctttaaaaagtaTTCCATGTCAAATACAACTTTAAGCTTTATCAACagcattaccacagaaaataattttgactcctcCCTTAGTTCGTAAAAAATAGCGTAATAATGATGTAGTTCTTGGGTGGATGTAAACAGTCCTTTTCTGGTATCCTTGTGTATGTAATATGAAAGTTACAGTGTTTATTGGTTTTtcatggtcatgacatgagttgaaagattggatatgGCGTTGCACTGACAAGGTTAGATCTTTCACACTAGTCTCTTTTTAACATATACAATATAATTAAATCTTATGGCTATACTATCTGAGTATTCTAATCCTTATTCCAGCATGATGCCTTGCCCCTTAACTTCCATTActgtacatacagttgaagtcagaagtttccatacacttaggttgtcattaaaactaattttttaaccactccacagatttcatattagcaaactacagttttggcaagtcgtttaggacatccactttgtgcatgacttgagtcatttttccaacaattgtttacagacagattgtttcacttttaattgactttatcacaattccagtgggtcagaagtttacattcactaagttaactgtgcctgtaagcagcttggaaaattccagagaattatgtcaagcctttaggcaattagccagttagcttctgattggctaattggagtcaattggaggtgcacctgtggatgtattttaaggcctaccttcaaactctgttcctctttgcttgacattatgggaaaataaaattaatcagccaagacctcagaaacaaacattgtggacctccacaagtctggttcatccttgggagcaatttccaaatgccttaaggtaccacgttcatttgtacaaactgAATGActtgtatgcaagtataaacagcaTGAGACCCCGCAGCCattataccactcaggaaggagatgcattcaatctcctagagatgaacgtagtttcgtgcgaaaagtgcaaatcaatctcagaacaacagcaaaggacctcatgaagatgcaggaggaaacaggtagataagtatctaaATTCACAGTAAAACCAgttctatatcaacataacctgaaaggctgctcagcaaggaagaagccagtgctccaaaactggcataaaaaagccagacaaagatcttaattttgggagaaatttcctctggtctgatgaaacaaaaatgtatctttttggccataatgaccatcgttatgtttggagggaaagagtgaggcttgcaaactgaagaacaccatcacaacccgtgaagcatgggggtggcagcatcatgttgtgggggtgctttgctgcaggagggacaggtgcacttcacaaaatagatggcatcatgaggaaggatattatgtggatatattgaagcaacatctcaagacatcagccatgaatttaaagctcagttgcaaatgggtcttccaaatgggcaatgacctcaagcatacctccaaagttgtggcaaaatggcttaaggacaacaaagtcaaagtattggagtggccatcacaaagccctgacctcaatccgatgggcagaactgaaaaagcatgtacgagcaaggaggcctacaaacctgactcagttacatcagttctgtctggaggaatgggccaaaattccagcaacttattgtgagaagcttgtggaaggctacccaaaatgttttatccaagttaaacaatttaaaggcaatgctaccaaatactaacaaagtgtatataaagttctgacccactgggaatgtgatgaaagaaataaaagctgaaataaataattctctctactattattctgacatttcacattcttaaaataaaataaactcagtttattcttaaaataaactgagtttaaatgtatttggctaaggtgtatgtaaacttctgacttcaactgtatgtttttttctgtttgttttgttgttgttgtttttttctcaaactgagccaaaaaaaaaaaaaaattctgtgataATAGACagtatgtcacagatgctgtccatAGTGCTCAAGTTGTTTTGAACCATGAACACTCCTTTAACTGAGTTACTATAATGCTGCGGGCTGTAAATGACTGcccaattgtaatttttttttattttttaaccccaGAATAAAGAGTATATTATCTTCACAAAGGGTGTAtgctatgaaaaaatatatactgtaaaggaCAACTGtagccagaatttttttttttttttgaaatacaGTATGCTTCATCCAGTATGAGATAAGTTTACCTTCCATATGCAAATCTGCGGTCCTTGTGATGGTCACCAAAAGTGTCCCAGAGGCGCAAAGACACGCTGACATCATCCACAACATCCCTGGACCTTTCTAGAACCTGTCCGGAGAGACACACCTATCACATGCATGGAGATTTACCCGAGAAACTGTGAAAAAACACTTTTTCCACATATAATTTCTTAGAGAATTGAACTATACTGTAGCAGCCGTCACACATTattcatcaacacacacacacacacacattaattttTTAAAGGCCTCATGCTCTAAAAATTTGAGttctgtggcttttagtccatgcatTTAGCTTTCAAGCTATGTATCTATATAATGGTGCACTCCAAAACGTTGACTTTTAGCATATATGCTTTTCTCAACTtgctgtttcaataggaaatatgtcaacataaGACAAAAAACTGCACTTATAAAGGAATTTCAAGGGGTCTTTAATGAATTTGATTATGAGTGTACAGCAGGTGGCATAACAGATTTGTTGGCATTCCTCACCTCCTGGCAGACTCTGTACTGGTCTATGGCCCAGACAGTGGGCACATGTGTGGCCAGTAGCTGGTACTGTGTAAGGGTGGCATTACAGGCCCGGGCACAGATGAGTCGGGTCTTTCCAACTGCGTTGTCCCCAACCACCACACACTTGATAGTCTCGACATTTGGCCTCTCATAGTCCATGTCAGAATCCATAAAATGGGgccttccacacacacacacacacacacacacacacacacacacacacaaaatatatatatataccataaaACTTTGAACAAATAAAGCAAGCAAAAAGCATTTCTTTGGGGTTTGGGGTTCCGTTCAGTGCAGATTTAGCATTTGGATGTAAATGACAGGGCTGATTCAGTATATTGAGCGATCAGAAAATAAGCAACCCATGGGGACCCATgagtgcttctcatttcctaaattgtaCGTCCTTGTTTCCTCGCTCCTCCGTCCTCGAGCCCTTGACCCGGAAACCGATCAAAGTACACCACCATGAAGGACGTATCAATTCTCTGAAAACTCAGTGAAGAGGTGAGGATCGAGGAAAGAGGAAGCTTACAGAGGACACTTGAGTGAGGAAACACAGGAGAATCCTATTCAGAAGACTTTTTGGCAGAAGCACCTGACGCATTCATacattctcctcccccttcacatctgacacaacagttttaattaatgtttcacctttgcagtttaaataaaccattatTGTCACATACCTTAACTgagcatcttgaattattaggttttattatgaaaatataaataaataaagtttcaacaacataacgTCAAGCACTCTGATGTAATGCAGCTGCGCAGAAATGGCACTTTGAAGTCACACTTGAGTGAGCagaacatttcattttacaaataaacCTTGCTTCAGTTCTTCGTCCTCGCTTCCTTTCCTTCCATTCTTTCCTTGTTTCCTAAGAGGATGAAGCAAGGAAATGAGCAAAGGAAGTAAGGAAAGGAAACgcggatgcacaatttcagaaatgagaagcacccaataTGGCTTCAGAGCCCTTAAAATTGAGCAGCCTGATGTGTGTTGTTGACTTGATCACGAGCGTATTATCAAAAATCAACTAGCCTACTTAAAATAGCATACCTAAATACAAAACACCATGCACTATATGCACATAAACTGAGAGTTCCTAGCATGGGTACACACGTCCTTTGAGAGGACTTTGTTTCAGATGTGTTCTACCTGAAATAAAGCATGGACTATGATTCACTAATTTCTGCCTCCTGTGCTAATTAATTTAACACTTGCAGCAACAGAAATAGGCATAGGTGTTCTTAAAAACATCACATAAAGGTAGACAACTGAACAGAgaacatggatggatggatggatggatggatagatagatacatcACAAGAGGTAAAATAAAGCAAATGGGGTAACCTGCAGGGTAATCtgaaaaacagagaaacagatgctGATTTTAAAGAGCAGCTGGGGTCAGatgttgcaatattttttttccctaatATTTTTGCTCTGTAATGGATGTGTCCTATAAAACTCTGAGACTCTTTTACCAGCAGTGCATTTTCAGAAAGAACATTAAAGGGTTTGATCAGCAGATACAAAGTACATTTAATATTTGGTAGAGACTGAGTGCATAAAATTCAATAATAAGAGAGAGGTGAAATAACAATGACTCTTCAAACAGCTGTAGATGCAGCCGAAAGTTGGGAAATTTGTTTTCAAATCAAATTCGTCCTGGGAACCTACTCTTATTGGTCTTAACATAACATTTTCTTGCAACTCAGTGATGGGATGAATAAATATGAGCATTCAGAGAAGACCATTTATACAGAGGcccctaaaatgtaaaaatgttatagcattagatgcatttttaaaaaaagagtgcAGTTTATTGTATTATTCTTTTTCAATTCATTAATTGAGCAACTGGCAATTGAGGATATGTTCTTATGACAGACGCTTTTGGagaatctcactggttttcaaCATCATAAATGGGCAACCTAAAATTGCTGTGTCAAGTTCAAAGTAAAGGCATCAAATAGGTGTCCTGTGCTCTTTCTGTGGCTGAGGtttgtttaaaaaagtaaaagcatCCAATTACAGTGGATTATTCAGATAAAGTGAGTAACATTCGTCTGGTCACATGATTTTAACATGGCTGTGCTTATAAATGGATGCCCAGCACCATATGTACAATCAGTAGGCCttatcagaaaaaagaaaaaaaaaaagtttaagaaaaaatattgaaaatggtCTAGCtcttttaaaatgtctttatatGTTAATTTTTGTGTTGTTCTTGTTTACTCTCAGAAACTGGTtaagtacaatttttttttatgcagaacacCATCATTTGAGGAAGAGATCCTCCAAATGTTAATGTTTTAATAGATGCTTCAgtctgtaatattttaatttgctAAAACATCTATTCATCTAGCACATAATCATTATGGTCACTATGGGTCTATGTCATAAAAAATGCATGCTATATGGTTAGTAGCTAAAGTATAGGTCTAAAATTAACTGGCTATAGTAATTGTCTATGTCAAAAACTGAAATCAATTTATGGTCATTGTGAGTCTGTGCTGTATCAGTGTGGTTAGCATCAGTCTATGTCAGTTCATTATAATGCCCAGCTCAGTCTTTCACTCAGTGTTAACTGATAAAAAATGTACACTGCTAGTGACAGAATCACATGACTATGTTGACTTGACCACGAGTGTGTTATCAAAAATCAACTAGCCCATTTAAATTACCTACCTAAATACAAAACACCATGCATTATGCACATAGCCTATGCTACATTATCAGCAAAAGTCTACACAAAGATAATCAGGTCTAAATATGTTGCAGAAAAATAATGAGGGTTGAAAGTTACACATTCAATCATGTAGGATTATTCGATTTAGTACATAGACTATTTTAAGTCATATAATAAGCATTCTTATTTTTACCTTGTGTCTTGGAAATGGAGGTGGCTGGTATTGCAACCCAGTCTCTGGTTTCCAAGGAAACTGAATTTACTCATCTACTAGCACAAGACTTCATGCAATGTTATTTCAATATTCTAATCAattctaaaatattaaaatgttatagGTAATATAATATCTTAAAATGATGCACTGAATTAATCCTTCGGCTGCAGCTCAGTGGTTGTAGTGGTAAAAACGTGAACCCACAGGCAAAACCCATGTGTATCCAAATGAAACATTCCTCACTCATCTCATATACTGTATACGACTACATTACTTtgatacagtaagacaaaataaagaCGTttgtctatatactgtatacagtgaaGTGCTCATACATGTATATTCCGCCAGTGTGTTAAATGAAACATCTCCGTTCGATGAAGCAATTGTGCACCGTCAAAACCAGCCATGTAATTTAATACAAAACCATCCATCTCATTCATACAGATGAAGCATTTTAGTCTTTTAAACAACACAAATGAGTTACAGTGTAACCTAATGGTTTAAAATCTGGGCTAATAAGCAGAAGGCTGTAAATGGTGATGTATAAACCATCCATCACCATGTGCTCTTGAGCAAGACTCTTattccaatttgtttttttttttttttttttttttttttatgtcaattaAGTCAGTTGGCCTACAGAAATTACATAGTAATGTTAAATTACAAA
This sequence is a window from Myxocyprinus asiaticus isolate MX2 ecotype Aquarium Trade chromosome 33, UBuf_Myxa_2, whole genome shotgun sequence. Protein-coding genes within it:
- the LOC127423958 gene encoding rho-related BTB domain-containing protein 2-like yields the protein MDLFCRFPISARPMQHSPLMRPHFMDSDMDYERPNVETIKCVVVGDNAVGKTRLICARACNATLTQYQLLATHVPTVWAIDQYRVCQEVLERSRDVVDDVSVSLRLWDTFGDHHKDRRFAYGRSDVVVLCFSISNPNSLHHVRTMWYPEIKHFCPRAPVVLVGCQLDLRYADLEAVNRARRPLARPIKSNEILAPEKGHEVAKELGIHYYETSVVAQFGVKDVFDNAIRAALISRRHLQFWKSHLRNVQRPLLQAPFLPPKPPPPIITVPTAPSNIEEHPSRLLEDPLCADVILVLQERQRIFAHRIYLATSSSKFYDIFLTESRAPDENKREREQPRGLPLTGRDLLMRAASFDVCESNDDGDRANLRACTSDGTLKGGDGDRHGRLLPALSRAFISIQEEMVDDPITFNPRRMTVVHMDPSMQPGPFRSVLRYLYTGKLDEREKELMQVAHIAELLEVFDLRMMVANILNDEAFMNQEITKAFHVRRINRVKECLAKGTFSDVVFRLDDGTIMAHKPLLISSCDWMAAMFGGPFVESCTKEVLFPNTTRSCMRAVLEYLYTGRFCSRPDLDAMELIVLANRLCLPHLVALTELYTVTVLTEAAMMGADIDGDVLLYLDMAQFHCAHQLTDWCLHHICTNYNRVCRKFPRDMKVKSTENQEYFEKHRWPPVWYLKEEDHYQRTRKEREKEDHLYQKRQIKRKWLFWNLPPSSNSPSSPGSSAII